A window of the Salipiger sp. H15 genome harbors these coding sequences:
- the ugpC gene encoding sn-glycerol-3-phosphate ABC transporter ATP-binding protein UgpC, which yields MSGVELAGIVKAYGALQVVHGIDLEVADKEFVVLVGPSGCGKSTTLRMIAGLEEISGGTLKIDDRVVNRVAPKDRDVAMVFQNYALYPHLNVADNIAFGLRIRRESKQAIATAVDEVARILGLTPYLDRRPADLSGGQRQRVAMGRAIVRRPKVFLFDEPLSNLDAKLRTQMRAEIKRLHNRLGATSIYVTHDQVEAMTLADRIVVMHDGRIEQVGTPMELFLNPANAFVAGFLGAPPMNQVRARIGRGTGAPVAEIAGQSLPLPPIPALRNAEGREVIVGIRPEYAAIARDGETGRIGCRLELVETLGSEALLHMTLGEDPFVIRTETLGNLGRLDTVGGFTVRPDLIRVFDAETGKAFAGQERAA from the coding sequence ATGTCTGGCGTAGAGCTTGCCGGGATCGTGAAGGCATATGGCGCGCTGCAGGTGGTGCACGGCATCGACCTCGAGGTCGCCGACAAGGAATTCGTCGTGCTGGTGGGTCCGTCGGGTTGCGGCAAGTCCACGACCCTGCGGATGATCGCGGGACTGGAGGAGATTTCCGGCGGTACGCTGAAGATCGACGACAGGGTGGTGAACCGCGTCGCCCCGAAGGATCGGGACGTGGCGATGGTGTTCCAGAACTACGCGCTCTACCCGCATCTCAACGTCGCCGACAACATCGCCTTCGGCCTGCGCATCCGGCGGGAGAGCAAGCAGGCCATCGCCACCGCGGTGGACGAGGTCGCGCGCATCCTCGGGCTCACCCCCTATCTCGACCGCCGCCCCGCCGACCTGTCGGGCGGCCAGCGCCAGCGCGTCGCCATGGGCCGCGCCATCGTGCGCCGGCCAAAGGTCTTTCTCTTCGACGAGCCGCTGTCGAACCTCGACGCCAAGCTGCGCACGCAGATGCGCGCCGAGATCAAGCGGCTGCACAACCGGCTCGGCGCGACCAGCATCTACGTGACGCACGACCAGGTCGAGGCGATGACCCTGGCCGACCGGATCGTCGTCATGCACGACGGCCGGATCGAGCAGGTGGGCACCCCGATGGAACTTTTCCTCAACCCGGCCAATGCTTTCGTGGCCGGGTTCCTCGGCGCGCCGCCGATGAACCAGGTCCGGGCACGGATCGGCAGGGGCACCGGCGCGCCGGTCGCAGAGATCGCCGGGCAGAGCCTGCCCCTGCCGCCGATCCCCGCGCTTCGCAATGCCGAGGGCCGCGAGGTCATCGTCGGCATCCGCCCCGAGTATGCCGCCATCGCCCGCGACGGCGAGACCGGCCGCATCGGCTGCCGGCTCGAGCTGGTCGAGACGCTTGGCTCGGAGGCGCTGCTGCACATGACGCTGGGCGAGGACCCGTTCGTAATCCGCACCGAGACGCTGGGCAATCTCGGCCGCCTCGACACGGTCGGCGGCTTCACCGTGCGCCCCGACCTGATCCGCGTCTTCGACGCCGAGACCGGCAAGGCCTTTGCCGGGCAGGAGCGCGCGGCATGA
- a CDS encoding TRAP transporter small permease, producing MSNSPLLRRVERALDAIRALCMLVAGLALAVLIVSFGWLVFGRDVLNATPTWVEQLALLLICYIAFLGAAAGVREDSHIGVTLFRDMLPPQGRKIAMILVDVGLAIFGAVMLVAGITLMRFGWDTKLPMLNIPETFRTLAITSCGALVMLFAGLRGLQRCLSFASWAPDTEIEGV from the coding sequence ATGTCCAATTCTCCTCTTCTTCGCAGGGTCGAGCGGGCGCTCGACGCCATTCGCGCCCTGTGCATGCTGGTCGCCGGGCTTGCCCTCGCGGTGCTCATTGTCAGCTTCGGCTGGCTGGTCTTCGGCCGCGACGTGCTGAACGCGACGCCGACCTGGGTCGAGCAGCTCGCGCTCCTGCTCATCTGCTACATCGCCTTTCTCGGGGCCGCCGCGGGCGTGCGCGAGGACAGCCATATCGGCGTGACCCTGTTCCGCGACATGCTGCCGCCACAAGGCCGCAAGATCGCGATGATCCTCGTCGACGTCGGGCTCGCGATCTTCGGCGCGGTCATGCTCGTCGCGGGCATCACGCTCATGCGCTTCGGCTGGGACACCAAGCTGCCCATGCTGAACATCCCCGAGACCTTCCGCACGCTGGCCATCACCTCCTGCGGCGCGCTGGTCATGCTCTTCGCCGGGCTGAGGGGTCTGCAGCGGTGCCTGTCCTTCGCGAGCTGGGCGCCGGACACCGAAATCGAGGGCGTCTGA
- a CDS encoding GntR family transcriptional regulator, which yields MAETTQIWDRRTGVDVVTDSLYEEIVSLRLLPGAKISEAEVAARFGVSRQPVRDAFTRLANLDLLLIRPQKATEVKRFSVRGIEKARFVRAAVEVEVLRRAAERCDEAGAQALDAELYRQRKLLLNSDYTKFSVLDYEFHKRLCEIAGAEYAFDVIQAEKAKVDRLCMLGLAKEDRMPELIEDHERIADFVKAGRAEEAVAAGRLHLGRLDATIESIRERNAGYFEPDEG from the coding sequence ATGGCTGAGACAACGCAAATCTGGGATCGCCGCACCGGCGTCGACGTCGTGACCGACAGCCTCTACGAGGAGATCGTGTCCCTTCGACTGCTGCCCGGCGCAAAGATCTCCGAGGCCGAGGTGGCCGCAAGGTTCGGCGTCTCGCGTCAGCCGGTGCGGGACGCGTTCACCCGGCTTGCCAATCTCGACCTGCTGCTGATCCGGCCGCAGAAGGCGACCGAGGTCAAGCGGTTCTCGGTGCGGGGCATCGAGAAGGCGCGTTTCGTGCGCGCGGCGGTCGAGGTGGAGGTGCTGCGCCGCGCCGCCGAACGATGTGACGAGGCCGGTGCGCAGGCCCTCGATGCCGAGCTCTATCGCCAGCGCAAGCTGCTGCTGAATTCGGATTACACGAAATTCAGCGTGCTGGATTACGAGTTCCACAAGCGGCTCTGCGAAATCGCGGGGGCGGAATACGCCTTCGACGTCATCCAGGCGGAAAAGGCGAAGGTCGACCGGCTCTGCATGCTCGGGCTGGCGAAGGAAGACCGCATGCCCGAACTGATCGAGGACCATGAGCGGATCGCCGATTTCGTCAAGGCGGGCCGGGCGGAAGAGGCCGTTGCGGCTGGTCGGCTGCACCTGGGGCGCCTCGATGCGACGATCGAGTCGATCCGCGAGCGCAACGCCGGATATTTCGAGCCTGACGAAGGCTAG
- a CDS encoding enolase C-terminal domain-like protein, giving the protein MRVTNVRVTPVAVPDVPLANTKGVHQSVFLRSVIEMETDIGLVGLGETYGAARTLAALRRAVPRLDGLDPWNLRDLRRRLEAVLPDAGGVNAPTALADHKAVDVVYSALEMACLDLQGKQIGRPVHDLLGGAVRDRVSFGGYLFFKFAKQDLTLGPDILGEVMTPDALVDEARWMVADHGFRSLKLKGGVLEPDLEIETMLKLREAFPDHPLRIDPMGAWTVPTALRVIDRLSGVLEYLEDPCRGMDAMAELSAQTDMPLATNLVVVEFEEVIEAARRDAVQIVLSDPHYWRGPTGCIHLGEICRASGMKVAMHSNSHLGVSLAAMLHVAAATPNLNYDCDTHYPWTTRDIVVGGQRAFEGGALSVPSGPGLGVELDHDAVADLHALYNRAMVADRDDTNEMLKYLPDFVRKVPRW; this is encoded by the coding sequence ATGCGTGTGACCAATGTTCGAGTGACGCCCGTTGCGGTGCCGGACGTCCCCCTGGCGAACACCAAGGGGGTTCATCAGTCGGTCTTCCTGCGGTCGGTCATCGAGATGGAAACGGATATCGGCCTCGTCGGATTGGGCGAGACCTACGGCGCCGCGCGCACCCTCGCGGCGTTGCGGCGGGCGGTGCCGCGGCTTGACGGGCTCGACCCGTGGAACCTGCGCGACCTGCGCCGGCGGCTCGAGGCAGTCCTGCCCGATGCCGGAGGCGTCAACGCGCCGACCGCGCTTGCGGATCACAAGGCGGTGGATGTCGTCTACAGCGCGCTCGAGATGGCCTGTCTCGACCTTCAGGGGAAGCAGATCGGCCGTCCGGTCCATGACCTTCTCGGCGGTGCGGTCCGCGACCGGGTGTCCTTCGGCGGCTACCTGTTCTTCAAGTTTGCCAAGCAAGACCTGACACTTGGCCCGGATATCCTCGGCGAGGTCATGACGCCCGATGCGCTTGTCGACGAAGCCCGCTGGATGGTGGCGGACCATGGCTTCCGCTCGCTGAAGCTGAAGGGCGGCGTGCTCGAGCCCGACCTCGAGATCGAGACCATGCTCAAGCTGCGCGAGGCTTTCCCGGATCACCCGCTGCGCATCGACCCGATGGGCGCCTGGACGGTTCCCACGGCATTGCGCGTGATCGACCGGCTTTCCGGCGTGCTGGAGTACCTCGAAGACCCTTGCCGCGGCATGGATGCCATGGCCGAGCTATCCGCGCAGACCGACATGCCGCTCGCGACGAACCTCGTCGTCGTCGAGTTCGAAGAGGTGATCGAGGCCGCCAGGCGGGACGCGGTGCAGATCGTTCTTTCCGATCCGCATTACTGGCGCGGGCCGACCGGGTGTATCCACCTTGGGGAAATCTGCCGGGCCTCCGGCATGAAAGTGGCGATGCACTCCAATTCGCATCTGGGGGTATCGCTGGCGGCAATGCTGCATGTGGCCGCGGCGACGCCCAATCTGAATTACGATTGCGATACCCACTACCCCTGGACGACGCGCGATATCGTGGTTGGCGGGCAGCGCGCCTTCGAGGGCGGTGCGCTTTCGGTGCCCTCCGGGCCCGGTCTCGGGGTCGAGCTGGACCACGATGCCGTCGCCGATCTGCATGCCCTCTACAATAGGGCGATGGTCGCGGATCGGGACGATACCAACGAGATGCTGAAATATCTCCCGGATTTCGTGCGAAAGGTGCCACGCTGGTAG
- a CDS encoding TRAP transporter substrate-binding protein codes for MTIFSKVRALTTCVAVGAVMSAATAASAAELRGWNIHVEDYPVSIAMESFAKEIAEKTGGEVTAKIYHNGMLGDQPDAIEQVRLGVIDFGEFNLGPMGQAVPEANVTSLPFIFKSVPQMYRLMDGAAGEAIGEGMKAKGIVPLGWYAAGARSFYNSIRPINMPADVEGLKVRVMSNDLFVKMVEAMDGNATPMAFAEVYQSIKTGVVDGAENNPPSYESTNHYEVAKYFSLTEHLIIPECLCMSLKSWEKLTPEQQGILMEAGRASATLQRELWAEREAASLEKVRAAGTEINTVEDKAAFQAAMAPVYDAFLAGNPQLADLVAMIRDAE; via the coding sequence ATGACCATCTTTTCGAAGGTCCGCGCGCTGACGACCTGCGTTGCGGTTGGCGCCGTGATGTCGGCGGCAACGGCCGCATCCGCCGCCGAGCTGCGGGGCTGGAACATCCACGTCGAGGATTACCCCGTCTCCATCGCGATGGAGAGTTTTGCCAAGGAAATCGCCGAGAAGACCGGCGGTGAGGTGACCGCCAAGATCTATCACAACGGCATGCTGGGCGATCAGCCCGACGCGATCGAGCAGGTGCGCCTCGGGGTGATCGACTTCGGTGAATTCAACCTCGGGCCGATGGGGCAGGCGGTGCCGGAGGCGAACGTGACCTCGCTGCCGTTCATCTTCAAGAGCGTGCCGCAGATGTACCGCCTGATGGATGGCGCGGCCGGCGAGGCGATTGGCGAGGGCATGAAGGCCAAGGGTATCGTCCCGCTCGGCTGGTATGCCGCGGGGGCACGCAGCTTCTACAATTCGATCCGCCCGATCAACATGCCCGCCGACGTCGAGGGGCTCAAGGTCCGCGTCATGTCGAACGATCTCTTCGTGAAGATGGTCGAGGCGATGGACGGCAACGCGACCCCCATGGCCTTCGCCGAGGTCTACCAGTCGATCAAGACCGGGGTTGTCGACGGCGCCGAGAACAACCCGCCGTCCTACGAGTCCACCAACCACTACGAGGTGGCGAAATACTTCTCGCTCACCGAGCACCTGATCATCCCCGAGTGCCTCTGCATGAGCCTGAAAAGCTGGGAGAAGCTGACCCCGGAGCAGCAGGGCATCCTCATGGAGGCGGGCCGCGCGAGCGCGACGCTGCAGCGCGAACTCTGGGCCGAGCGCGAGGCGGCGAGCCTCGAGAAGGTCAGGGCCGCCGGGACCGAAATCAACACGGTCGAGGACAAGGCCGCCTTCCAGGCGGCGATGGCGCCGGTCTACGACGCCTTCCTTGCCGGCAATCCGCAGCTTGCCGATCTCGTCGCGATGATCCGCGACGCCGAGTGA